The Streptomyces sp. NBC_00569 genomic sequence CTGCGCATCCGCGAGGAGCTCGGCTACCTGGTCGGCACGGCCCCGGCGCTCGCGTCCCTGGCGGAGGCGGAACCCGATCCGGAGGCGGCGGCGCGGCTGCGCGCGGAGGCGTCCCGCCTGTTCCGCCTGCTGGGCGGCGTCCCGACGTGGCTGGCGGAGCACTTGCCGACCGCGGCCTGACGGTCCGGGGGCCCGACGAACCGGGGCCTGACGGTCCGGGGGCCTGTTGAGGCCTAGTCCGCCGCTCCGGCGAAGTGCTCCCGCACCAGCGCCTGCACCACCGCGAGGTCCTGGGCCTCCAGCGCCGCGAGGAGTGCCATGTGTTCCGCGGCGTCGGCCACCAGGTCGGCGCGGCGGGACAGCGGTCCGCCGCCGGGCAGGGGCCACTGCGAGCGGCGGTGCAGGTCGTCGGCGACCTGGACGAGCTGTTCGTTGCCGCCGAGGGCGAGCATCGCGCGGTGGAAGGCGCGGTCCGTCTCCGCGTAGTGCGCGCGGTCGCCGCCGGCGGCCGCGACGGCCGTCGCGTCGGCCAGGGGCCGCAGCTCGGCCCAGCGCGCCACCGGCACCGTACGGGCGAGCCGCAGCACCACGGGCACCTCGATCAGTGCCCGCACCTCGGCCAGCTCGGCGAGCTCGCGGGCGCTGCGCTCGGTGACCCGGAAGCCGCGGTTCGGCACGACCTCGACGGCACCTTCGCGGGCCAGCTGCTGCATGGCCTCACGGACAGGCGTGGCGGAGACGCCGAGTCCGTCCCCGAGGACGGGCGCGGAGTAGACCTCGCCGGGCACGAGCTCGCCGTCGACGAGCGCGGTGCGCAGCGCGTCGAGCACCTGCCCGCGCACGGAGGTGCGCTCGACGCGGGGGCGCGGCGGCAGCGGCGTCTCGCTGTGGGTGTGCTCGCCCCGGGTCTGCTCGGGCACCTGGTGCCACCCGGCGGTGCCCCGCTGCTCGGGAACGCCCGCGGGCAGCCCTGAGGCGGCGCTGTCGGCGCGCGTTCTGGCCTGCTCCACCCAGGTCCTCCCCGGTCGTCGGTAATCCGCGGAATTCGTCCAACGCAGAACCATAGGCCGCCAGGCCCGCAGTTCAAACCCCCGACCGTTCGGGTAAGGTAAGGCTTACCTGCAAACGATCGCGATTCGGTGGTCCCCTGCATGCCTTTTCCCGCATCGGCCCCCGTGGCCACCAGCGCGCTCACGCCCGCGTACACCCGGCTGACCGAGGTGTTCGCGGGTCTGCGGATCACAGAGCTCGCCGAGACCGAGCAGCCCCCTCAGGGCAGCGGCTGGGTCGCCGCCGCCCGGCTCGCGGAGGGCGGGCCCGCCCTCGACGCGTTCCTCGCGTGGGACAACGCGCAGGTGCTCAAGGACTACGGGCAGCAGGCCCGCCCGGACGTCGTCGCCAGTTTCGGCCTGCACCGTTACGCCTGGCCCGCCTGCCTGCTGGTCACGGTGCCGTGGTTCCTGGACCGCCGCGTCCCGCGCCTCCCCGTGACGAACGTCGCCTTCCAGCGCACGCTGGGGCGGATGGCCGTACGCGTCACCGACTTCGCCTGCCTGCCGGGCGACCCCGCCGCCGCACTGCCCGGCGCCCATGTCGTGCCGGACGAGGAGGCGCTGCGGGCCGAGGTGCGCGCGGCCGTCGCCGACCACCTGGGCCCGGTGCTCACCGGATTCGGACCGCGGATGCGACGTGGCCCGCGCGCCCTGTGGGGCATGGCGACGGACGAGATCGTCGAGGGGCTCTGGTACATCGCCCATCTGCTCGGCGAGGAGCGCCGGGCGATGCGGGAGCTCGAACTGCTGCTGCCCGGCACGACGAAGCCGTACGTCGGCAAGCCCGCGTTCCGTGAACTCACCGGCCCCGACGGGCAGTCGCTGCCGACCCGCGACCGGGCGAGCTGCTGCCTCTTCTACACGCTGCGTCCCGAGGACACCTGCGTGACGTGCCCCCGCACCTGCGACGCGGACCGAGTGGCGAGGCTGAGCGCAACCGCCTGAACGCGACGACGGCAACCCCCTCGGCGTGAACCACCCTTTCGAGTGACGTAATTCGAACTCAACTTCCCTCATTCTCAAGGGAGTTCGAGCGCATGTCCGCTTCGTGCGCCCCCTCGCACTCCAATGGCGTTCTCTTGTCCCGAAACTCCTTGCGCACCGGTGGCCTTGAGCCAATATGGCGGCCGAAAAGCCCTACCGCGACGCAAGGGACCCCAGATGAGACTGACCGACATATCGCTGGACTGGCTGCTTCCCGGCGCCGTGCTGCTCCTGGGCCTGCTGGCGGCGGTGGCGGTCCTCGCGCGCAGCAAGCGCGCCGGGGAAAGAGCGGCCGCGTCGTCCGACGACTCGTGGGAGCGCAGCGAGGAACGCCGCAGGCGCAAGGAGGCCGTCTACGGCACCGCGTCCTATCTGCTGCTGTTCTGCTGCGCCGCCGTGGCCGCCGCACTCTCCTTCCACGGGCTTGTCGGCTTCGGCCAGCAGAACCTGAACCTGTCCGGGGGCTGGGAGTACCTCGTCCCGTTCGGCCTCGACGGCGCGGCCATGTTCTGCTCCGTGCTCGCGGTGCGCGAGGCGAGCCACGGCGACGCGGCGCTCGGCTCCCGGATACTCGTGTGGACCTTCGCGGGCGCCGCCGCCTGGTTCAACTGGGTGCACGCGCCGCGCGGCATCAGCCACGCGGGCGCCCCGCACTTCTTCGCCGGCATGTCACTGTCGGCCGCGGTCCTCTTCGACCGCGCGCTGAAGCAGACGCGCCGCGCGGCCCTGCGTGAACAGGGCCTGGTGCCACGGCCGTTGCCGCAGATCCGGATCGTGCGGTGGCTGCGCGCGCCCCGCGAGACGTACGGCGCCTGGTCGCTGATGCTGCTCGAGGGTGTGCGCACCCTGGACGAAGCGGTGGACGAGGTGCGGGAGGACAAGCGCGAGAAGGAGCAGACCCGGCTGCGCAGGCGCGAGCACGAGAAGCTGGAGCGGGCCCAGCTCAAGGCGATCAGCCGGGGCCACCCCACGCTCGGCGGGCGCGGAGGGCGTCAGGTGGACGTGCAGACCGCCGTCTCCGCGGGGTCCGGCACGGGGCAGGCGGGCGCGGAGCCTGCCATATCGGAGGACCCGCCGCCCTCACCCCAGGAACAGCTCCCGCTGCGCGCGCGTCCCTCCCTCCAGGCCGTCAGAGGCGGCCCTGAAGCCGGCAAGCCCGTCACGGTCGACCTCACGGCGGAGGACGACA encodes the following:
- a CDS encoding GntR family transcriptional regulator produces the protein MEQARTRADSAASGLPAGVPEQRGTAGWHQVPEQTRGEHTHSETPLPPRPRVERTSVRGQVLDALRTALVDGELVPGEVYSAPVLGDGLGVSATPVREAMQQLAREGAVEVVPNRGFRVTERSARELAELAEVRALIEVPVVLRLARTVPVARWAELRPLADATAVAAAGGDRAHYAETDRAFHRAMLALGGNEQLVQVADDLHRRSQWPLPGGGPLSRRADLVADAAEHMALLAALEAQDLAVVQALVREHFAGAAD
- a CDS encoding (2Fe-2S)-binding protein codes for the protein MPFPASAPVATSALTPAYTRLTEVFAGLRITELAETEQPPQGSGWVAAARLAEGGPALDAFLAWDNAQVLKDYGQQARPDVVASFGLHRYAWPACLLVTVPWFLDRRVPRLPVTNVAFQRTLGRMAVRVTDFACLPGDPAAALPGAHVVPDEEALRAEVRAAVADHLGPVLTGFGPRMRRGPRALWGMATDEIVEGLWYIAHLLGEERRAMRELELLLPGTTKPYVGKPAFRELTGPDGQSLPTRDRASCCLFYTLRPEDTCVTCPRTCDADRVARLSATA
- a CDS encoding DUF2637 domain-containing protein translates to MRLTDISLDWLLPGAVLLLGLLAAVAVLARSKRAGERAAASSDDSWERSEERRRRKEAVYGTASYLLLFCCAAVAAALSFHGLVGFGQQNLNLSGGWEYLVPFGLDGAAMFCSVLAVREASHGDAALGSRILVWTFAGAAAWFNWVHAPRGISHAGAPHFFAGMSLSAAVLFDRALKQTRRAALREQGLVPRPLPQIRIVRWLRAPRETYGAWSLMLLEGVRTLDEAVDEVREDKREKEQTRLRRREHEKLERAQLKAISRGHPTLGGRGGRQVDVQTAVSAGSGTGQAGAEPAISEDPPPSPQEQLPLRARPSLQAVRGGPEAGKPVTVDLTAEDDTQALPRLDSLEQKLKDLEQQFG